GAACCCGTCCGCTTCGGGTTGACAAAGAACATCGCTACCCACAATCCGATCAAGGTCAACTTCCACGAGTTCGCGGCAATGCTCGGTGACGTTCGCCGCTCACGGACGTGGCGAGGCCGCCTCGGCTACCTGCTGCGCCCTCCGGGATGGACCGAGGTGGCCGCACAACCCGCGAGCACGCCGGAGTCGGGGGTGCCCGGCCGTGCCGCGCAGTTGGCGAAAGCCCGCGGCTAGACGTCGCGATTGTCTTCGCAGCGCCCCTGACGCGCTTTGAACTCCCGGGCGATAAACTGATTGAGGGCGATCCGCTCGACGTAATCGAAATCCCGCAAAATGTTCCGCAACTCCCGCCGGAAAGCGATCCTGCGTTCGGCGAGATCTGCCGCCGGCGCTATTAAATCTTGATCGACGGCAACCTGGCGTGCGGTGGCGAACAGCAGCGTCGATACCGGTTCGCTGCTGCGGACCCGGCCCTGTGCCACATACTGACGGCCGACCCCGAGCGCCAACTCCGTCAATTCCTTTTGATCGATGTGCGCTGGAGCATCGCGCAACACGTCAGCGACGATCTCGTAGGCCTCGAAGAAGACCCGCAGCATCGCGTCCGACATCAGCGGTCGCTTGGCATACAGCATCGCGTCGATCTCGTCGCCCCCGGCTCCAAGATGATCTTCCCAACGTTCGTGCCACGCCATCTCTTCGGCGATGTTGGCACGAAACGCCGTGGAATCCGCGAAATAGAAGTCAAACTTCAGCAGGTCCCGCAGCCGCATCGCCTGGGTCCAGAAAGCCGCGACGCGGTCTCCTTCGGCGTGCTTTGCATGGGCCAGTGCCAGCTCGACGATCGAGGTCTCCAAAAATGCGTGGATCACCGAGTTCCGGTAAAACGCCGCTGCGTGTTCGTCGTCAGGCGCTATGTACCACACCGGCTCCCGACCGCTGTCAACCCGGGTGACCGGATGTCCGTTGGACAACGCATCCACCGCAGCGCGGACACCTTCGCGCGAGCGCAGCCGCAACGCGCTGGTCGAAATCGGCGTTTGTTTGCGCTCGAGGTAGTCGAGTGAGTCCTGCAACGTGTGATGCAGCTGATCAAGCGTCAACGCGGTCCCGCGGGTGGTGAGCAGCAGCGCGGACACCAAACCCGTCGCGGTCACCGGCGTAGCCTGCAAAATCCTCCAGGCAACCTCGAACGACATCTTCTGCAACGCAAGCCGTTTCGCAGCCCGATCATGGGTCAGCTCGCCGCGCGGTGCGCCGAGGTACTGGCGCATCGAGACCGCTTCGGGGAAGCGGATGTAGATCTTTCCGTAGTTGCGCTCACCCTGCGCCTTAATGAACTTGTAGAGCCAGCGCAAGCCCTCGGGTGTCTTCTCGGCGCCGCGCGCGTAGGCGGCGTACTCGGTGATCTCGTGCAGCTGGTCGAAACAGATCGAAACCCCTTGCAACAGGATGTCGTCGCTGCGGCCGTCCAGGTAGGCGTCGGCCACGTAGCTCGTCAGGCCGAGCTTGGGCGGCAACATCTTTCCGGTGCGCGACCGGGTGCCCTCAATGGACCAGCTGAGATTGAACCGCTTTTCGACGACGTAACCCACGTACTCCTTGAGCACGTACTTGTACAACGGGTCGCCGCCGATGTTGCGCCGGATGAAGATCATCCCCGAGCGCCGCATCAGGGGTCCCATCACGCCGAATGACAGGTTGACGCCGCCGAACATGTGCACCGGCGGTAGCCGGTTGTCCTGCATGGCCACCGGTACCACCGCGCCGTCGATGTAGGACCGGTGTGAGAACAGCAGGACCGCTGGATGAGATTCCAGCGCGGCGCGCATAGCTGCGACCTGATACTCGTCGTAGTCGAATTCCGGATCGAATCCGCGGCTGAGCAGCCTGCCGAGGACGGAAATCAGGTCTACCGACACCTGGCTCCACCCAGTGGAGAGTTCGTCGAGCATGTTCCCGGCTTCCTCGATCGTGGCGCCGGGGATCTGTTTCAGGCCGGCCCGAAATCGTGCGGACGCCAACATCTCTGGCTTCACCAGCCGGGGAGACTTATATTGCGGTCCAAGGATCCGGTACTCGGCGCGCGCCAATGCCAACAGCGCTCGGCGGGTGACGAACTGGGCGAAATCGCGCTTGCTCTCTGCGACGGTGGTGTCGCGCCACTGCTGGCGCAGTTCGGACACCTTCGCCGACTCGCCGGCCACCACCCGCGCGCGCCGGGGATCGGCGCGCAGGATGCGACGCTGCTGACGTTGGTTGGGATGGTAGGGATCCCGGCCCGGGAGCAGCGCGGCCACCTTGCCGGCCCTGCTGCGATCGGCGGGAGGAAGCCAGAACACCCGGACCGGAACAATCGAACGATCCTCGCGGGATTCCGGGCTGGATGCGGGGTCGAAGTCGAGCTGCTCGACAAGCGCCGTCAGCGCCGCCGGCGGCGCACTGCGGGGTGGCAGCTTCAATACGTCGATCTTCGCCTCGGGATTGCGGGCACGCTGCTGGCCAAGCCAATCCATAACCAGCTGCACTTCGACCGGCGACTCCATGGACGCCAGCACCAGCGTGTCTTCAGCGGTGAGGACCGCGCTGGTATCGGCCACCGGTTTTGTCACGGCCGTCCTCTGGGTGTGGAACTCTTGCGCGCGGCCGTGGATTTTGTTGCCTTCTTCGCGCGCGCAGTTGCGGCCTTTTCTGCGGCGGTCTTGGGCGGCTTCTTTTCCGCGGTGCTCTTGGCGGGGCGCGACCTGACTCGTCTCGCGGCTTTCCGCTCTGCGTACAGGTCGACCTCGGGTAATCCATCGACCGGCCAATCCGCGAGCGTGTCCAGATACAGCTGGCGCACCTCGGCGATGCGATCGGGCAGCGTTTCCAGGGTCCATTGGTCCACGGAAATCGGCGGAAACACCGCGACGTCGACCGTACCTGGGTTGATCGTGGTGGAATTTCGCGAAGCGACAATCTCCGCGTTGCGGATCACGATCGGCACGATCGGGATCTTCGCTGCCATGGCGATGCGGAAGGGCCCCTTCTTGAACGGCCCGACTTCGGTGGTGTCCAGCCGGGTGCCTTCGGGGGCGATCACGATCGACAGACCGTTGCGGGCCCGCTCCTCGACGGTATGCAGTGTCTGTACCGCGGCGACCGGATCGTCTCGGTCGACGAACACTCCGTCCAGCAATTTGCCGAGCGTGCCCATGAACGGGTCGCTTTCCAATTCCTTCTTGCCCACCCCGACCCAGTTGTCGCGCACCAGCGCACCGGCAATGACCGGGTCAACCTGGTTGCGGTGGTTGAAGATAAAGACGGCGGGACGCGCAGCGGTCAGATTCTTTTTTCCGATGACGTTCAGATGCACGCCGCTGGTCGCCAGCAGCAGCTGCGAGAAGGTGGAGGTAAAGAAGTTCACGCCACGGCGCCGGCTACCGGTCAGCACGCCAATCCCTACCGCACCGGCCGCGACCGGGAACATGGTGCTGAAACCGGCTAGTGTCCGCAACTGCCGCCGGATGCCCACACCGCCACGACTATTGAACTTCAAAATCGGCCAGCCGCGTCGCTTCGCGACGGCGGCCATCTTGCCTTCCGGGTTGGTCGGCCGCGGATTGCCCACCAAATACATCAAGGCGACGTCCTCGTCACCATCGGCGTAGAAGTAGCTGTCTTTAAGAGCGATGTCGTTCTCGGCCGCAAAGCGTTGCACCGCAGCGGCTTTGCCGGGACCCCACAAGATCGGTTTCAGCACGCCACCGGTGAGCAACCCATCGTCGTTGGTCTCGAACTTGTTGGTGAGCATGTTGCTGATCCCCAGGAAACGTGCGACCGGGCCAACTTGGATGGTCAACGCCGACGAGCTGAGCACCACGGTGTGACCGCGCGCCACGTGAGCCCGGACCAGCTCACGCATTTCCGGATAGACCCGGGACTCGATCCGCTGGGCGAACAACCGCTCACCGATCTCCTCCATGTCGGTCAAAAGCCGCCCGGCCAGCGCCGAAGCGGCCTTTCCGATGAGATCTTCGAACTCGATCCGCCCGAGCCGATGGTTCAGTCCAGCCTGAACCATACCGAGCAGCTCGCCCACACCCATATCGCGGCGCCGCAGTCGCTCCTGGGTGAGGATGACGGCCGTGAAGCCGGCGACCAGCGTGCCGTCCAGGTCGAAGAAGGCACCGACCTTCGGGCCGGCGGGGCTGGCGAGAATCTCGGCTACCGAGCCGGGCAGGCGCAAGTCGGGCGCCGACTTGCGCGCCCCGCGCCCGTCGGCCTGCTCTTCGGCGGCGCTCATGAGCCCGACACCGATCGAGGCACCGAACCGGCCGCCTGGGCGCCAAACGAAGCCGGCACCGCGCGCGGCGCCGGATCACCAGCCAGCGCAAGGATCTCGTCGAAACCCTCCAACAGGCACCGGGCGAACAATTCGTCGTTTCGCACCGACGCCCTGTCGTAGCGCACCGTAATGGTGCACCACCCGCCCCGGGAAATCAGCACCACCATCATCGCCACACCGGGCAAGGGTCCAATACCGTACTGCCGCAATATCTTCGCACCGGCGAGGTAGGTGTCAGCCGGGTAGACCGGAACATTGCTGGCCTGAACGTCGGAGCCAATCACCGAACCGGTGATCCCCTCCAGCACGGCTGTCGGCAAGATACTCAGCACCGGTGCGATGGAACCGACGATGTTCATCGCGGGCTCGTCGCGACGCTGGGTCATCTGCGCCCGGATCTTCTTCATCCGCGCCACCGGATCGACGGTCCCTACCGGCGCCGCCAAGTTGACACCCGTGAACTGGTTGCCGCCGCCCGCATCACCTTCGGCCCGCAGGTTCACCGGCACCGCCATCGGCAGTGTGCTGATCGGCATGCCCAGGGCCTCGTGGTAGCCGCGCAGCGCACCACACAGACCCGCGAGGTAGGCATCGTTGATCGACCCGCCACCGGCCTTTGCGGCCTTGTGCAGGTCGGAGAGCCGGATGTCGATGGCCTCGGTACGGGTGGTCAGGCTGCGCCTGCGCAGTAGCGGCGAGGGCTCGGCGGGGCGGTTTAGCACCCGCATGCCGGACATGGCGTAACTCAAGATTCCCGATACGGTGGACACCGGTTCCAGGACCGCCCGCCCAGCCATCGATACCGCCCCGGACACTGCGTCCAGGACACCGCCGACTAGGGCGATCGGCAAGTGGTTGATGCCCTGTCGCATCAGGTCGTTGGGCGACAGATCCTCCGGAATGGGTTGCGGCGGCGTCGGCCTGGGCGGTGGATCGGGCTCGAGGTCATAGATCTGCGCGAACATTTCCACACCGCCGACGCCGTCGGTGACCGCGTGGCTGACGTGCAGCAGCATCGCGGCTTTGCCGTCTGCCAAACCCTCGACCAGGGTGGCCGTCCACAGTGGGCGCGATATGTCCAGCGGAGACTGCAAGATCACCTCGGCGAGATCGAATGCCTCACGCAACGTGCCGGGCCCGGACACGCGTACCCGACGCACATGGAAATCCAGGTTGAAGTCCGGGTCCACCACCCAGCGCGGTGCCGCGGTCGGCAGGGTCGGCACCACGACCTTCTGCCGCAGCCGCAACACCCGCCGCGACGCGCTTTCGAATCGGGTCCGGAAGCGGTCCCAGTCCGGCGTCGCGTCGAGGAGCTCCAGCGCCATGATCCCCGAACGAGTCCGTGGATTTGCCTCGCCCCGATGCATCAAATAGTCGAGGGGCCCAAGCTCGTCGGACAACCCAGGGGAATCGCCGGACTCAGCCATGATCACGGCCCCACGCGGGCCGGGTACCTCGACGCGCCAAATCTGTCACCGCCGATCAACCTCCTGCCTCCGACCCGCCACAACCAGCACCATAGTGCCAACACAACGCTAGTCCGCTTGGCGCGGTGGTGAAAGCCGGTCGCGGGCTGCGTTCCGATCGGCGCACCGGTGCCGCGGCCACGACGACGAAAGCTCGTGCTGGGCAGCCCAGTTGAAACAACCAGGCTCAGCTGGCCGGCGACGCCGAAAGCGCCAGCGGACCCACCCGAGCGCCAATGCGTCGCCCGTAGACCACACCCAAAAAGTCCGAGACGGCATCGGCGACCATCCGCGATCGGACGGTGGCCGCGAGGTCGAACGCGTGGTGGGCGTTGGGGAGTTCAGCGTAGGACACCGTCGAGGCGCCGGCGTCGCGCAGCGCCGCGCTAAAGGCGCGGGATTGTGCGCTGGGCACCATAGGATCCTTCTCCCCGTGCAACACGAAGAACGGCGGAGCGCCGCCGTGTGCGTGTGAAATCGGCGACGCCGCCCTGAACAAATCCGGGTTGTCGACGTAGCGGCTGCGCATCACGAAATGCTCCAAGAACGGCATCATCATTTCGTGCATGTTCTCTTCGCTGGTGAGGTCGTAGACGCCGTAGTAGGGCGCCGCCGCTTGGACCGCCGTGTCGGCGCTCTCGAAGCCGGGCTGAAGCGCCGGATCATTCGCCGTGAGCGCGGCCAGCGCGGCTAGGTGCGCGCCGGCAGACCCGCCGGTGATCGCGATGAAATCGGGGTCGCCACCGTAGTCGGCGATATTCTCGCGAACCCACGCAATCGCCCTCTTCACGTCGACGATGTGGGCCGGCCACGCGCAACGCGGGCTCTTGCTGTAGTTGATCGAGACGCAGATCCAGCCGAGCTCCACCATCCGGCTCATCAACGTGTACGCCTGCGGGCGTTTGCCGTTGATGGCCCACGCCCCTCCGGGGACCTGGATTAGGATCGGCGCCCGGCGGCCGGGTGCCAAATCGGGACGCCGCCAGATGTCGAGTAGGTTCTCCCGGCCACCCGGCCCGTACGGAATGTCCGAGGTCTGTGCCGCGTACCGGCGATGGGGTCCGGGAATTTGCGGCAGGTGTAGCAGTCCGCTGCGGCGTGCGGCGTCGGACTGCTCACCGCTCGGATGCCACACCAGGTCACGGAAGTCTGGGCCGAACGCATCCTTGAGCGCCGCGGTGAGGACTTGATCCGCCCGCTGCGCCGCCCACGTGGTGGCGACCCGACAGATTGACGGCGGAGATATGCGGGACAGCGCATGCCCGGTCACGACGCGGGCCGGAAACTCCGCGGACAGCCAGCCCGCGACCCAACCAATGGCGCACGGTGATCCACGAAGCAGCAGGGCGCCGGTCCGGCATGTGTCTCTCGCTTCGGCCGCCAGCTGCGCTCCCTGCCGCAATGCCTCGGCACCGGCCCGCGAGCACCGCGAAGTCACACTGGCGATGCACATAACAAAGCCCACCCCTCGACGTCAGGCACACGCGTCGTTGCGGTAAACGGCTGGTTGCCAACCGATGTTGTACGTGTGTCGAGGATCACACAATAACGGATAATTGGCGCAGCCGAAGACCTTTCGCGCGCTTTGTGTCGCGCGGCACCGTTGACTGCCGCGGTTAGATAGACTGACCTGCGCATTGCCTCCGTAGCTCAGGTGGATAGAGCAAGGGCCTTCTAATCCCTAGGTCGCACGTTCGAGTCGTGCCGGGGGCACTGAAGTTGAAACACCCGTTTCCTCTGCGACGTCAGTGACGTGAGTGAGCAAACCCGCAACCACGGAGGTGCCCGATGGCCCAACCCGACCCGGTCCTATTCAGCATCGCCGACCGCGTCGCGCTGATCACCGTGAACGACCCGGATCGACGTAACGCCGTCACCGAAGAGATATCGGCACTGTTGCGCGAAGCAGTGGAGCGCGCCGAAACCGACCCCAATGTGCACGCGGTCGTCGTCACCGGGGCGGGCAGGGCCTTCTGCGCCGGAGCCGACCTGAGTGCGCTGGGCGCTGGGGTCGGCGGCGAGGCCGAGCCGGGTTTGCTACGGCTCTACGACGGCTTCATGGCGGTGGGCGATTGCAGCCTGCCGACCATCGCGGCGGTCAACGGCGCCGCCGTCGGAGCCGGGCTGAACCTGGCGCTGGCTGCCGACGTGCGCATCGCCGGGCCCGCAGCGATGTTCGACGCCCGTTTCCAGAAGCTGGGCATCCACCCCGGTGGGGGTGCGACCTGGATGCTGCACCGGGCGGTCGGCCCACAGGTCGCCCGGGCAACCTTGCTGTTCGGCATGCGCTTCGACGCCGAGGCGGCGGTAGCGCATGGGTTGGCACTGCGGGTCGCCGAGGATCCCGTGGCCGCCGCGCTCGAACTGGCCGCCGGACCCGCCGCCGCCCCGCGTGAGGTCGTGCTGGCAACCAAAGCCACCATGCGCGCCACCGCAAGCCCGGGGTCACTCGACAATGAGCACCACGAACTCGCCAAGCGCACCGAGTTGGGCCCGCAGGCCCGATCGATCCAGTCACCGGAGTTCGCCGCCCGATTGGCGGCGGC
The nucleotide sequence above comes from Mycobacterium decipiens. Encoded proteins:
- a CDS encoding glycerol-3-phosphate 1-O-acyltransferase, yielding MTKPVADTSAVLTAEDTLVLASMESPVEVQLVMDWLGQQRARNPEAKIDVLKLPPRSAPPAALTALVEQLDFDPASSPESREDRSIVPVRVFWLPPADRSRAGKVAALLPGRDPYHPNQRQQRRILRADPRRARVVAGESAKVSELRQQWRDTTVAESKRDFAQFVTRRALLALARAEYRILGPQYKSPRLVKPEMLASARFRAGLKQIPGATIEEAGNMLDELSTGWSQVSVDLISVLGRLLSRGFDPEFDYDEYQVAAMRAALESHPAVLLFSHRSYIDGAVVPVAMQDNRLPPVHMFGGVNLSFGVMGPLMRRSGMIFIRRNIGGDPLYKYVLKEYVGYVVEKRFNLSWSIEGTRSRTGKMLPPKLGLTSYVADAYLDGRSDDILLQGVSICFDQLHEITEYAAYARGAEKTPEGLRWLYKFIKAQGERNYGKIYIRFPEAVSMRQYLGAPRGELTHDRAAKRLALQKMSFEVAWRILQATPVTATGLVSALLLTTRGTALTLDQLHHTLQDSLDYLERKQTPISTSALRLRSREGVRAAVDALSNGHPVTRVDSGREPVWYIAPDDEHAAAFYRNSVIHAFLETSIVELALAHAKHAEGDRVAAFWTQAMRLRDLLKFDFYFADSTAFRANIAEEMAWHERWEDHLGAGGDEIDAMLYAKRPLMSDAMLRVFFEAYEIVADVLRDAPAHIDQKELTELALGVGRQYVAQGRVRSSEPVSTLLFATARQVAVDQDLIAPAADLAERRIAFRRELRNILRDFDYVERIALNQFIAREFKARQGRCEDNRDV
- a CDS encoding WS/DGAT/MGAT family O-acyltransferase → MAESGDSPGLSDELGPLDYLMHRGEANPRTRSGIMALELLDATPDWDRFRTRFESASRRVLRLRQKVVVPTLPTAAPRWVVDPDFNLDFHVRRVRVSGPGTLREAFDLAEVILQSPLDISRPLWTATLVEGLADGKAAMLLHVSHAVTDGVGGVEMFAQIYDLEPDPPPRPTPPQPIPEDLSPNDLMRQGINHLPIALVGGVLDAVSGAVSMAGRAVLEPVSTVSGILSYAMSGMRVLNRPAEPSPLLRRRSLTTRTEAIDIRLSDLHKAAKAGGGSINDAYLAGLCGALRGYHEALGMPISTLPMAVPVNLRAEGDAGGGNQFTGVNLAAPVGTVDPVARMKKIRAQMTQRRDEPAMNIVGSIAPVLSILPTAVLEGITGSVIGSDVQASNVPVYPADTYLAGAKILRQYGIGPLPGVAMMVVLISRGGWCTITVRYDRASVRNDELFARCLLEGFDEILALAGDPAPRAVPASFGAQAAGSVPRSVSGS
- a CDS encoding alpha/beta hydrolase, whose translation is MCIASVTSRCSRAGAEALRQGAQLAAEARDTCRTGALLLRGSPCAIGWVAGWLSAEFPARVVTGHALSRISPPSICRVATTWAAQRADQVLTAALKDAFGPDFRDLVWHPSGEQSDAARRSGLLHLPQIPGPHRRYAAQTSDIPYGPGGRENLLDIWRRPDLAPGRRAPILIQVPGGAWAINGKRPQAYTLMSRMVELGWICVSINYSKSPRCAWPAHIVDVKRAIAWVRENIADYGGDPDFIAITGGSAGAHLAALAALTANDPALQPGFESADTAVQAAAPYYGVYDLTSEENMHEMMMPFLEHFVMRSRYVDNPDLFRAASPISHAHGGAPPFFVLHGEKDPMVPSAQSRAFSAALRDAGASTVSYAELPNAHHAFDLAATVRSRMVADAVSDFLGVVYGRRIGARVGPLALSASPAS
- a CDS encoding enoyl-CoA hydratase; its protein translation is MAQPDPVLFSIADRVALITVNDPDRRNAVTEEISALLREAVERAETDPNVHAVVVTGAGRAFCAGADLSALGAGVGGEAEPGLLRLYDGFMAVGDCSLPTIAAVNGAAVGAGLNLALAADVRIAGPAAMFDARFQKLGIHPGGGATWMLHRAVGPQVARATLLFGMRFDAEAAVAHGLALRVAEDPVAAALELAAGPAAAPREVVLATKATMRATASPGSLDNEHHELAKRTELGPQARSIQSPEFAARLAAARRK